A window of Actinomadura viridis genomic DNA:
GTTGGCGATGGACATGACGAACAGCAGCCCGCGGTCCATCTCCACGACGGTCTGGCTCACCCCGCCGGCGTCGAAGATCTTCGCCGCGCCCTGGGTGAGGCTCATCAACCCCGAGGCGATGGCCGACAGCTGGTCGGCCCGCTCGGGCGGGAACCCGGCCGAGTAGGCCATCGGCAGCCCGTCGGAGGAGACCACCACGGCGTGCGCGACCTTCGGCACCCGGTCCGCGAAGTTGGTCACCAGCCAGTTGAGATCCTGCCCGCTCACCGGGTGCCTCCGTTCTCTCCCTCGCCGTGCGAGGGAAGCTCACCTGTGGTGCCGGTACCGGGCTCCTCGCCCGGCCCGGACGTCCCGCGTGTCTCCGTACGGCCACGTTGGACGCCTCGCTGCAGGCTGGCGAACCGGTTTCGCACGGTATCGGCAGACTGGCCGGACCCGGGCACCGGGGGCCGGCCGCCCGGTCGCGCGGCGGCCTGCGGCGGAGGCTGCGCAGCCGGTGTGCTCCGGGACGCCACCGCGCCCGGCACCCTGTTCTTCCCGGGCACCCTCTTGGGCAGCCCGGCGGCGGTACGCTCGCCGGCCGCCGGTTCCCGTACCGCCTCGGCGGCCTGGAATCCGGCGTCGGCGGGAGATTCCCACCCCTTCACGGGATCCTCCGGTGTCTGGTCGGTCCGTCGCTGGAACCACTCCGACCGCATCGCGTCGAAGATCGGCGAACGTCCGGGGACACCGGGCGGAGTGGCCTGCTCGGCAGGATGCTCGCCCCGGGCCGGCTCAGGCAACCCCTGATCTTCGGCGGGTCCCCGGCGCAGGCCGTTCCCGGACCCGCCGTGGCCCGAGCCCCCGTACCCGGGACCGCCGCGGCCGGAGCCGCCGTATCCGGCCGGAACGCCCTGCTCGGGCAGGCCGTGGCCGGTGCCGCCCTGGCCCGGCGCGCCGTACTCGGGGGCACCCTGGCCCGGGGCGCCGTACTCGGAGGCGCCGTACTCGGGGAGCCCGTGGTCTGGGGCCGCCTGCTCGTGGAAGGCCGGGAGCGGGCCGGTCCGCAGCGGGTCGTCGTCGTGCACCGGCCCGGACGGCGTGCCGGGACGGCCGCCGGGCGCGCTCCCGCCGCCCGGTCCGCGCCGCGCCGGATGCTGCGCCCCGGGACGCCGTACGGGAAGCCGGCCCGGCTCGCGGCCGGGCTCGTCCGCCCGCGCCCTGGGCGGCGCCTCCGGTTCCCGGTCGTAGCCCGGCGCGTGGTCCCGGGCGCCGGGGCCCGGCGCCTGCGCGGTCCCGCCGGGCATCGATGGGTACGCACCCGAGTCGCCGGCGATCGGCTGCGGTCCGGTCTGGCCGAACGGCGGCTGGAGCGGCCCCGTCCCGCCGATGACCGGCTGCGGGCCGGTGTGTCCCGGCCCGGGCGGACGGTCGCGGAACGCGTCGCGGCCGGGCGGCGGGCCGTCGTCGCTCATGATCGGGTGCGGGCCGGTCCCCGTTCCGGCGAACCGCTCGGGGGAACCCGCCCCGCCCGTGCGCGGGCGGGGAACGCCGTACTCGCCGGAGCCGCCGTCCTGGCCGAACAGGCCGCCGGGGCCGGCCGCCGGGCCGGTGGCCGGGGGCGTGCCGACCGGGGGCAGCCCGGCCACCGCCGATGGCGACGAGGGCATCCCCGCGTACTCCGGTGGCCGGGCGGCGCCGTCGTCCAGGCCGCCGAACGCGCGCGAGCCGATGCCGCCGGACTCGGCCGGGCTGATGACCATCTCCGGCAGCACCACGAACGCCGTGAGCCCGCCGCCCTGCGCGGCGCGCAGTTCGACCCGGATGCCGTGGCGCACCGCCAGGCGGCCGACCACGAAGAGGCCCATGCGGCGGGCGGCGGAGAAGTCGATGACGGGCGGGTTGGCCAGGCGCCAGTTGGCCTGTTCCAGGTCCTCGCCGGACATGCCCACGCCGTTGTCGGTGATCTGCAGCATCGCCCCGCCGCCGCTGAGCAGCTGGCCGGAGACGGTGACCCTGGTGTGCTCGGGAGAGAAGACCGTGGCGTTCTCGACCAGCTCCGCCAGCAGGTGGACCAGGTCGTTGACGACCGGTCCGGCCACGGTCATGTCGCCCTGGACGCGCACCGCGACCCGCTCGTACTGCTCGACCTCCGACAGGGAGGCGCGCACCACGTCGATGAGCGGGACCGGCCGGGTCCACCGGCGCACCTGGTCCTGCCCGCCGAGGACCAGCAGGTTCTCGTTGTTGCGGCGCATGCGGGTGGCCAGGTGGTCCAGCCGGAACAGGTTGCCCAGCTGGTCCTCGTCCCGCTCGTTCTGCTCCAGCTCCTCGATCAGGCGCAGCTGGCGCTCGATGAGGGACTGGCTGCGGCGCGACAGGTTGACGAACATCGCGTTGATGTTGCCGCGCAGCACGGCCTCGTCGGCCGCCAGCCGGACCGCCTCGCGGTGCACCTCGTCGAAGGCCCGGGCGACCCGGCCGATCTCGTCGGTGGAGTCGACGTCGATCGGCTCCACCTCGATCCCCTCGGCCGCCGCCTCCGGGTCGCGCAGCCGGTCCACCAGGCCGGGCAGCCGGGTGCCGGCCACCTCCAGGGCCCCGGCCTGCAGCCGCCGCAGCGGACGGACCAGCGACCGCGCCACGACACCGGTGGCCAGGGCCGCCAGCAGCAGCCCGATCAGCAGCAGGGCCGCGTTGATGAGGACGCCGAGGTAGGCGTTGTCCTTGAGCTCCCGGCTGTCGCGCACGATGGTGGCGGTCAGGTTCCGCTCCACCTCGCGCATCTGGCCGATCCGGGTGCCGGACGCCTCGGCCCAGCCGACCGAGTCGCGGGGGCGCAGCGGCCGGACCGACATCGTCGGCGACCTCCCCGACGCGACCAGGACCTGCTGGTAGGTCAGCTCGACCTGGCCGGCCTCCGGGCCGGTGACGGTGTCCTCGTAGAGCTGGCGCTGGCCGGTCTCGGCCGTCGAGCGGAACAGCGCGATCTGGCTGTCCTGCTGGGAGCGCAGCGTCAGCAGCCGCTCCCGGTCGGCGGGGTTGGCGAAGCGCCCGGTGAGCAGGACCGAGGTGACCAGCGCGCTCTCCTGCGAGGCGTAGTCCTTGGCGCGGGCCAGCGCCGCGAACGCCCGGGTGCTCTCCGCCACCTCGGCGCTCGGGCTGCCCTGCGCGACCAGGTCGTCCAGGTCCAGCATCGCGACGATCAGCTGCCCGTAGATGTCCAGGGCCGAGAAGGGCGAGGCGGTGCCCTGCCCGGCCACCTCCCGCAGGCCCGGCAGCGAGTCGAGCCGGTAGCGCACGTCGCGGACCTTGGCGCGGACCTGGGCGGAGTACGCGTCACCGATCCCGCCCAGCGAGCCGCGCACCTGCGCCGCCGCACGATCGGTCACGCTGTGTTGCCGGCGCAGTTCGTCTTCCTGGCCGTTGCGAGCGGAGGTCAGGAACCGCACCGTCAGGGCCCGTTCGCTCTCCAGCTCGTGGACGAGCGCGGCGACGCGGTCACCCAGCGTCGCCAGCTTCTCGATCCGCGCGTAGAGGCCGGCTTCGGTCACGCCGTCGCGCACGCGCAGGCCCGCAAGAATCCCGGCCACGACCGCGGGGATCAGGATCAGGGCCACGAGCCGGGTGGTCACCCGGGTGTTGGCCAGCCTGAATCGTCGCCCGCCGCCGCCTTGACCGGCGTCTGTATCGCCATCCTCCGGGAGGGAGTGAGCATCCGGACCCCGTGCGCGGTCCCGCTCCGTCGCTGGTCGCACGTCCCTCCATCACCTCTCACGGCTCGTTGCCCCCGACCCCGCGAGATCCAGCGTTCCGCCGGCCCGGGAGCCTGTGGCCTGTCGATACCCCTGGGGCGAGGGTCATTGCAGCACAGAGTAATCCGAAGGACAAACCTCAAGACGAGCCATTTCACACTTCTGCCTACTTCGAGCATTCGTGCGTGATTTAGACCCTTTTGCCGGATTTGCGTCTCACGTACGTAAACATCGAGACACAGATCCGGAGTTACCCAGGGTCACTGCGCTAGAGTCCGCACGATCATGCCGACCAACGGCATACCCCCCTTATCCATTCCCCAGAAGGAGCGCTCATGAGGTTCGCCAAAGAGCGGCGCGCCTGGCTCGCCGGCGCGGTCGCCGGCACGCTCGCGCTGTCCCTGACCGCCTGCGGCGGGGGCGAGGAGGCTTCCGCGAACGGCCTGGAGCAGTCGGAGATCACCGTCGGGGTCATGCCCATCACCGAGGGCGCCGGCATCCAGATCGCGATCTCCCGGGGATTCTTCAAGGCCGAGGGCCTGACCGTGAAGTTGCGCACCGTCACCGGTGCGGCCGAGGCGTTGCCGCAGCTCAAGGGCGGCCAGCTCGACATCGCGCACGGCGGCCACGTCGGCATCATCCAGGCCCAGGCCGACGGCGCCTACAAGCTGCGCATCGTCGCCGAGGCGTCGTCGATGACCAAGAACCTCAACGGCGTGCTGGTGTCGAAGGACTCCTCGATCAAGACGCCCCAGGATCTGGCGGGCAAGAAGATCGGCACCAATGCCCGGGGCAACCAGAACAGCCTTCTGCTCCACGCCACCCTGCAGCCGTACGGGGTCAAGGTGGACGAGGAGAAGGACGTCGTCGTGGCGCCGTTCCCCAACCAGGAACAGTTGCTGAAGAGCGACAAGGTCGACGCCATCATCGTGCCCGAGCCGTTCGTCACCCAGATCCAGCAGTCGATCGGCGCGCGCATTCTCACCGACTTCTCCTCGGGCCCCACCAAGGACTTCCCGATCACGGGATTCGCCTCCACCGAGGAGTTCGCCACCAAGAACCCCAAGACCGTGGCCGCCTTCCAGCGCGCGCTCGTCAAGGCCCAGGCCCTTGCCGGTGACCGTTCCGTCCTGCAGGAGGCCATGCCCAAGTTCACCAAGATGGACCCCAAGCTGGTCGGCGTCATCAACCTGAACGGTTTCCCGACCTCGACCAACGCCACCCGGATCCAGCGGGTGTCGGACGTCATGCGTCAGTTCGGCTACCTGAAGCAGCCGTTCGACGTCAAGCCCCTCGTCCTGCAGAACGGATGAGGCCGGCCCAGCTGGCGCGCGGCGCGGCCGGGGTCGCGGGGGCGATCGCGATCGCCGAACTGGTCACCAGGACCGGGCTCGTCGATCCCGAGACCGTCCCACCCGCCTCGACCGTGCTGCTGCGCGCCGCCGAACTCGCCGCCGACGGGGAGTATCTGGTCAAGGTGGCCGACACGTTGCGCGCCTGGCTGGGTGGACTGCTGCTGGCGACCGTCGTGGCGGTGGCGCTGGGCATCCTGCTCAGCGCCACGCCATGGCTGAACAACGGCGCCCGCCTGGTGGTGGAGCTGATGCGGCCGATCCCCTCGCTGGCGCTGATCCCCCTGGCGATCGTCACCTTCAGCTCGGTCACCCAGTCGAAGATGTCCCTGGTGTTCTACGCCTCCACCTGGCCGATCCTCATCAACACGCTCTACGCGCTGCGCGATGTCGACCCGGTGGCCAAGGAGACGCTGCGCAGCTTCGGCTTCGGCGACCTGGCGGTGCTGCTCCGGGTGAGCCTGCCCAGCGCGCTGCCGTTCGTGGCCACCGGAGTGCGCATCGCCGCCTCGGTCGGCCTGGTGGTCGTGGTCAGCACCGAGCTGATCGCCGGAGCCGGTGAGGGCGTCGGCGGTTACCTGATGGAGAGCCAGTCGGGCGGCGGTCATCCCGACCTGATGCTGGCGGGCGCGGTCTGGGCCGGAACCCTCGGCCTGATCGCCAACACCCTGCTGGTCGGGATGGAACGCCGAGCCTTCCGCTGGCATGTGGCGGGAACGGGGGCCGCATCATGAGTGCGCGAAGCGAGGGAATGAGTGCGCGTGCTTCCGCGGGGGGCTCGGGCGCGAGCCGGATCGTGCGGGGGGCGCTGGCGGGGGTCAGCCGGTTGTGGCTGGTCGCCCTGCTGGTGGCGGCCTGGGAGGTCGGTGCCCGCGCGGCGGCCGACGATTTCTTCCCGCCGCCGTCCCAGATCGTCCAGGCCCTGCACGAGATCTGGTTCTCCGGTCCGGCCGGCCGGTTCTTCCTGACCGACAAGGCCCTGGACGACTTCGGGCCCAGTCTCGCGCACCTGTTCGCCGGGTGGGCCATCGCGGCGGTCGCCGGGGTGGTGCTCGGCGTGGTCATCGGACGGTGGCGGGCGCTGGGGGACGTGCTGGAGCCGGTGCTGCAGTTCGGCCGCGCGGTCCCGCCGCCCACGCTGATCCCGTTCCTGCTGGCGGTGCTGGACCTGGGCGCCCCGATGCAGATCACCACGATCGTGTTCGGGGTGATCTGGCCGGTGCTGCTCAACACCATCGACGGGGTGCGGACCGTGGACCGGCTGGCGCTGGACACCGCCCGGGTGTTCGGCATCAGCGGGCCGCTGCGGCTGCGCCGGGTGATCCTGCCCGCCGCCGCGCCCAAGATCTTCGCGGGCCTGCGGGTCAGCCTGGGCTTCGCCCTCATCCTGATGGTCATCTCCGAGCTGGTCGGCAGCGCCTCCGGCATCGGGGCCCACCTCACCACCGCCCAGCAGAGTTTCCAGATGGCGGAAATGTGGGCGGGCATCGTGCTGCTCGGCGTGCTGGGATGTCTGTTCAACCTGGTGTTCGTCCTGGTGGAAAGGCGCATGCTGGCCTGGCACGGCGGTGCCCGGCGGCTCGCGTCCTGACCGGCGGGAACCCACCGGCACCGCAGTTCGACCGGCCCGACCGCACGTACCGACGATCCGACCCGTGACCCGCCCCGGGCCGCCGCCCCGGCCGCTCCCCTCCCCGCGCACCCGCGCCCAGCCAGGTGAAGGACATGCTGGAGATCAACGAACTGACACACACCTACGGTGACCACACCGTGCTGTCCGGACTCACCCTCAAGGTCGCCGAGGGCGAGCTGGTCAGCATCGTGGGGCCGTCCGGATGCGGCAAGTCCACGCTGCTGCGCTGCGTGGCCGGGCTGGTCCGGCCGACCGGCGGCAAGGTCGTGCTCAACGGCGCGCCGATCGACGGCGTGCCCGACGACCTCGCCGTGGTCTTCCAGGACTACAGCCGGTCGCTGATGCCGTGGCTGACCGTCCGCGACAATGTCGCCCTTCCCCTGCGGCGCCGCGGCAAGAGCAAGAAGGAACGCCGGGACGCCGCGCAGCAGGCGCTGGAGTCGGTCGGCCTCGCCGACGCCGGCCGCAAGTACCCCTGGCAGCTGTCGGGCGGGATGCAGCAGCGGGTCTCCATCGCCCGCGCGCTGGCGTACCGGCCGACGCTGCTGCTGATGGACGAGCCGTTCGGGTCGGTCGACGCCCAGACCCGGGAGGACCTGGAGGACCTGGTGCTCCGGGTGCACCGGGACGAGGGCATGACGATCCTGCTGGTCACCCACGACATCGACGAGAGCGTCTACGTGGGCGACCGGGTGGTGGTCCTGGCCCGCAACCCCGGCCGGGTCCGCGCCGAGCTTCCGGTGGGCCTGCCCTCGACGCGCGACCAGATCGAGACCCGGGGGCTGCCCGAGTTCGTCCGGCTGCGCGCCGAGGTCGGGCGGCTCGTCCGCGGCAGCACCCAGGACGGCGGGACGGCGAAGGCGTCCTGACCCGCGGGCGGCACCGCGCCGTTCACTTGGCGTCGGCGTAGCGGTCCACGACCGCGATCTCCATCGGGAACACCACCGGGGTACGGCCGAACAGCAGGTCGCCCGCGTCGGCGGCCGAGGCGCGGATCGCTTCGGCGACCCGTCCGGCCAGGTCGGCGGGGGTGTGCACGATGACCTCGTCGTGCTGGAAGAACACCAGCCGGGGCGGGCCGAGCGCGGTCAGCCTCCCCCGGAGCGTGG
This region includes:
- a CDS encoding ABC transporter substrate-binding protein → MRFAKERRAWLAGAVAGTLALSLTACGGGEEASANGLEQSEITVGVMPITEGAGIQIAISRGFFKAEGLTVKLRTVTGAAEALPQLKGGQLDIAHGGHVGIIQAQADGAYKLRIVAEASSMTKNLNGVLVSKDSSIKTPQDLAGKKIGTNARGNQNSLLLHATLQPYGVKVDEEKDVVVAPFPNQEQLLKSDKVDAIIVPEPFVTQIQQSIGARILTDFSSGPTKDFPITGFASTEEFATKNPKTVAAFQRALVKAQALAGDRSVLQEAMPKFTKMDPKLVGVINLNGFPTSTNATRIQRVSDVMRQFGYLKQPFDVKPLVLQNG
- a CDS encoding nitrate- and nitrite sensing domain-containing protein, with the translated sequence MTTRLVALILIPAVVAGILAGLRVRDGVTEAGLYARIEKLATLGDRVAALVHELESERALTVRFLTSARNGQEDELRRQHSVTDRAAAQVRGSLGGIGDAYSAQVRAKVRDVRYRLDSLPGLREVAGQGTASPFSALDIYGQLIVAMLDLDDLVAQGSPSAEVAESTRAFAALARAKDYASQESALVTSVLLTGRFANPADRERLLTLRSQQDSQIALFRSTAETGQRQLYEDTVTGPEAGQVELTYQQVLVASGRSPTMSVRPLRPRDSVGWAEASGTRIGQMREVERNLTATIVRDSRELKDNAYLGVLINAALLLIGLLLAALATGVVARSLVRPLRRLQAGALEVAGTRLPGLVDRLRDPEAAAEGIEVEPIDVDSTDEIGRVARAFDEVHREAVRLAADEAVLRGNINAMFVNLSRRSQSLIERQLRLIEELEQNERDEDQLGNLFRLDHLATRMRRNNENLLVLGGQDQVRRWTRPVPLIDVVRASLSEVEQYERVAVRVQGDMTVAGPVVNDLVHLLAELVENATVFSPEHTRVTVSGQLLSGGGAMLQITDNGVGMSGEDLEQANWRLANPPVIDFSAARRMGLFVVGRLAVRHGIRVELRAAQGGGLTAFVVLPEMVISPAESGGIGSRAFGGLDDGAARPPEYAGMPSSPSAVAGLPPVGTPPATGPAAGPGGLFGQDGGSGEYGVPRPRTGGAGSPERFAGTGTGPHPIMSDDGPPPGRDAFRDRPPGPGHTGPQPVIGGTGPLQPPFGQTGPQPIAGDSGAYPSMPGGTAQAPGPGARDHAPGYDREPEAPPRARADEPGREPGRLPVRRPGAQHPARRGPGGGSAPGGRPGTPSGPVHDDDPLRTGPLPAFHEQAAPDHGLPEYGASEYGAPGQGAPEYGAPGQGGTGHGLPEQGVPAGYGGSGRGGPGYGGSGHGGSGNGLRRGPAEDQGLPEPARGEHPAEQATPPGVPGRSPIFDAMRSEWFQRRTDQTPEDPVKGWESPADAGFQAAEAVREPAAGERTAAGLPKRVPGKNRVPGAVASRSTPAAQPPPQAAARPGGRPPVPGSGQSADTVRNRFASLQRGVQRGRTETRGTSGPGEEPGTGTTGELPSHGEGENGGTR
- a CDS encoding roadblock/LC7 domain-containing protein, which gives rise to MSGQDLNWLVTNFADRVPKVAHAVVVSSDGLPMAYSAGFPPERADQLSAIASGLMSLTQGAAKIFDAGGVSQTVVEMDRGLLFVMSIANGSVFAVLAASDCDLGLVAYEMTLLVERVGRVLTPALRGVAEQQQQPPYGGPAVPEMGTGPARY
- a CDS encoding ABC transporter ATP-binding protein, producing MLEINELTHTYGDHTVLSGLTLKVAEGELVSIVGPSGCGKSTLLRCVAGLVRPTGGKVVLNGAPIDGVPDDLAVVFQDYSRSLMPWLTVRDNVALPLRRRGKSKKERRDAAQQALESVGLADAGRKYPWQLSGGMQQRVSIARALAYRPTLLLMDEPFGSVDAQTREDLEDLVLRVHRDEGMTILLVTHDIDESVYVGDRVVVLARNPGRVRAELPVGLPSTRDQIETRGLPEFVRLRAEVGRLVRGSTQDGGTAKAS
- a CDS encoding ABC transporter permease, whose amino-acid sequence is MSARASAGGSGASRIVRGALAGVSRLWLVALLVAAWEVGARAAADDFFPPPSQIVQALHEIWFSGPAGRFFLTDKALDDFGPSLAHLFAGWAIAAVAGVVLGVVIGRWRALGDVLEPVLQFGRAVPPPTLIPFLLAVLDLGAPMQITTIVFGVIWPVLLNTIDGVRTVDRLALDTARVFGISGPLRLRRVILPAAAPKIFAGLRVSLGFALILMVISELVGSASGIGAHLTTAQQSFQMAEMWAGIVLLGVLGCLFNLVFVLVERRMLAWHGGARRLAS
- a CDS encoding ABC transporter permease — encoded protein: MRPAQLARGAAGVAGAIAIAELVTRTGLVDPETVPPASTVLLRAAELAADGEYLVKVADTLRAWLGGLLLATVVAVALGILLSATPWLNNGARLVVELMRPIPSLALIPLAIVTFSSVTQSKMSLVFYASTWPILINTLYALRDVDPVAKETLRSFGFGDLAVLLRVSLPSALPFVATGVRIAASVGLVVVVSTELIAGAGEGVGGYLMESQSGGGHPDLMLAGAVWAGTLGLIANTLLVGMERRAFRWHVAGTGAAS